AACGGTTAGGTTGGTAAAGCCGAGGAATTGAGAGGAGAAAGGAGGGGCATACTCTACCGCAAGCCGATACCTCTTTCCTGCGAGCGGTCCGAAGAACTTGTACAAGGTGGTATCTCCCACCAAGGAGAGGCTGAAGGAGAGGTATTTCCCTGAGACATAGTATTTTTCAAATTGCGCCATAACTTCGGGCTTATCTGCTATGAGGTATAAGGGGATATCGTAGACCCGATTGACGAAATTGGCAGAGAACTCTACCCGTCGGAACTTGCTAAAGGGATAGCTTCCATAGATCGACCCCCCTATCTGCTCGATAGCGAGGAGGCGGAGAATGATATTTTCCGGTCTCTGCTCAGCAAATCCAAACCCGGTATAAAAGAATGATTTGTAATCGAAGACGCTGAAGCCGTAGTTGAGCCTCTGCGCCTGGTTGAAGTAAGCGAAGCCCACATTGCGGTAGAAACTTCCATAGGTGCTATAGGTGAAGAGAAACCGGTTTTCTCCCAATATATCGGAGAAGCTTATCTGGGTGGAGGTGATTACAGTGCCGTTGGTCGCTACTGCCCCAGCGGCGGTTATCCCATCTATAAAGAAGCTTCTCCTTGCCTGTTTCTCTTTCTTCCTCTCATCGAGGGTAAAGGTAAGGGTTGGTGGTTTGAACCCGGAGACCTCCACCTTTTCTTCTTCCTTTTCCTTCGTCGCCATAAAGGAGCGGATGGGCTGGGTAAGCTTCATCCGGTAGAGGCGATAGCTTCCTCTGAAGTAGGAAGCATAGATCAGCTCGTTCCCTGCCTCATCTACAGGGCAGGGGGTGAAGGCACCACCGAATAGGTCGGTATACTGGTCTATCCGTCCAGTCGCAAGATCGTAGGTATAGATATTGTATATTCGGTATTGGTTGGAGATGTAGATTATCCTCTTGCCGTCCTTGGTGAATATCGGCTCGATGTCGTCGAATTTTCCATAGGTGAGCTGTTTCTTCTCCTCCGGATTGTCCAGGGTGAAGGTGAAGAGTTTAAGGTATCCCTTAACGCTCGAGAGGTAAACCACCCTTTTCCCATCGGGGGAGAAGATCGGGGAGTAATCGAAGAATTCATCATTGGTGAGGTTTCTCATCTCCCCGGTTACAAGGTTGATGAGGTAGATGTCCCTTATCCCATTTTTGCTTCCGCTTATTAGAACCCTGCTTCCATCGGGGGAAAGAGCGGGGGATAGTGCTTGGTCCAGGGCGAGTTTCATCTTCTTCAATATCTTGCCTGAGGCGACATCGATGATGAACAAGCTCCGGGTATTCCCTGTCCTTCCGAGGAAGGCAATTCTTTCTCCATTAGCAGACCAAGAGATATCCCTTCCTCCAGCGCTAGGAACGGTCATCTGCTCGGCAATGATGTACTCGTAATCGCCGGAGAAACCAGGAGTGAGGTCTTTGAACACTTTACCGTCCTTGGTGGAGAAGAGCAGGATATCGACATCGTCCTTATAAAAGGAGACGGCGGCGACGAGCTCTCCGGTAGGAGAGAGAGCGGGGGAGATGATCGGGGCGTG
The Acidobacteriota bacterium genome window above contains:
- a CDS encoding PD40 domain-containing protein — translated: MKKVSILLTLLIIVSTGLPTLNQEFGKNKVNYAKFNWRVYQAPHFDIYYYPEEEAFLDDMVGWSENAYQYLSKKLNYELTERASLIFFKTHGEFEQQHVVPIFLPEGVGGFAEPMANRVVIPLDDPPEKMYKLVVHELTHIFQFDIFYQNNFMKRARANPPGWLLEGMAEHMANNLDSMDEMIVRDLVANDLIPPFKQLSPTNPIASYIVGQLFWDFIEERFGEDGLRSFVWELRRAGTGLRGIKRAIKEAFNLSMEDFYTEFRRHLRKKYLPLLVNKAEPLDYGKRVTDPKFHAPIISPALSPTGELVAAVSFYKDDVDILLFSTKDGKVFKDLTPGFSGDYEYIIAEQMTVPSAGGRDISWSANGERIAFLGRTGNTRSLFIIDVASGKILKKMKLALDQALSPALSPDGSRVLISGSKNGIRDIYLINLVTGEMRNLTNDEFFDYSPIFSPDGKRVVYLSSVKGYLKLFTFTLDNPEEKKQLTYGKFDDIEPIFTKDGKRIIYISNQYRIYNIYTYDLATGRIDQYTDLFGGAFTPCPVDEAGNELIYASYFRGSYRLYRMKLTQPIRSFMATKEKEEEKVEVSGFKPPTLTFTLDERKKEKQARRSFFIDGITAAGAVATNGTVITSTQISFSDILGENRFLFTYSTYGSFYRNVGFAYFNQAQRLNYGFSVFDYKSFFYTGFGFAEQRPENIILRLLAIEQIGGSIYGSYPFSKFRRVEFSANFVNRVYDIPLYLIADKPEVMAQFEKYYVSGKYLSFSLSLVGDTTLYKFFGPLAGKRYRLAVEYAPPFSSQFLGFTNLTVDFRNYTRLSSQTLFAFRLFGGMGFGESPQIFYFGGTDTLRGYPYLSFSGNRAFFTNLELRFPLVDEVRFPIGFSLRGIRGCLFLDIGGAWFDNQDFKPFDFSNFRLKDAKGSLGLGVYFYFGPFELHWDFARRTDLRSLEPGWKTSFWIGNKF